A portion of the Pseudoalteromonas luteoviolacea genome contains these proteins:
- a CDS encoding AI-2E family transporter: MFELIKSWYQEKFSDPDSVTLLLMLVFMATMLYFFGAFVIPVLVALVIAYLLDWPATRLQKVIPSRLMATSVVMLGFIGIVLALLLVIVPVLWSQASNLVQEAPSMIEKGRDYLLHLPEDYPNLISVQQVQNIVTGVESKVLALGEVIVSVSLTSIKDLVAWLIYLILVPLLVFFMLKDKLNLTTGIKQLIPKDRKLITQVWEEMDHQIMNYIRGKVIEIVIVGGTSFIAFAVLDLRYAALLGTLVGLSVLIPFIGAALVTIPVAAVALFQFGLAPEFWTILIVYGIIQALDGNLLVPLLFSEAVDLNPVYIIVAVLFFGGLWGFWGVFFAIPLASLVKALGNAWSTSQRHTTSN; the protein is encoded by the coding sequence ATGTTTGAATTAATTAAGTCCTGGTACCAAGAGAAATTTTCTGATCCTGACTCGGTCACATTGCTGCTGATGCTCGTATTTATGGCGACTATGCTGTATTTCTTTGGCGCATTTGTCATTCCTGTTTTAGTTGCTTTAGTTATTGCCTACTTATTAGACTGGCCTGCAACGCGTTTACAAAAAGTAATACCCAGTCGTTTAATGGCGACCAGCGTTGTGATGTTAGGATTCATAGGAATTGTATTGGCGCTACTACTCGTAATTGTCCCTGTACTATGGTCGCAGGCAAGTAATTTGGTACAAGAAGCACCGAGTATGATAGAGAAAGGCCGCGATTATTTACTTCATTTGCCGGAAGATTACCCCAATTTAATTTCAGTACAGCAAGTCCAGAACATTGTTACGGGTGTCGAGAGCAAAGTATTGGCATTAGGAGAGGTGATTGTTTCGGTTTCTTTGACCTCAATTAAAGATTTGGTCGCTTGGCTAATCTACTTGATACTCGTCCCATTACTGGTATTTTTTATGCTCAAAGATAAGTTAAATTTAACAACGGGCATTAAGCAGCTAATCCCTAAAGATAGGAAACTAATCACGCAAGTTTGGGAAGAAATGGACCATCAGATAATGAACTATATTCGAGGTAAAGTCATTGAAATAGTCATCGTTGGCGGTACAAGCTTTATTGCCTTTGCTGTTTTAGATTTACGTTATGCTGCATTGCTTGGTACCTTAGTTGGCTTGTCTGTGTTAATTCCATTTATAGGTGCAGCACTTGTGACCATCCCTGTTGCGGCAGTGGCCCTGTTTCAGTTTGGGTTAGCCCCAGAGTTTTGGACCATACTTATCGTATACGGCATAATACAAGCGTTAGATGGTAACTTGCTCGTACCATTGTTATTTTCAGAAGCCGTCGACCTTAACCCTGTATATATTATTGTTGCTGTTTTATTTTTTGGTGGTTTGTGGGGGTTTTGGGGCGTGTTTTTTGCGATTCCTTTGGCGTCGTTAGTGAAAGCGTTAGGGAATGCTTGGTCTACCAGCCAGCGCCATACAACTTCAAATTAG
- a CDS encoding aminotransferase class V-fold PLP-dependent enzyme yields the protein MHVNHKGQEQIYLDANATTPVISPILEQVTHTMTANFGNPSSTHLAGIAASDLLEKTRLLGKTVLGTTDGELLFTSGATEGIQTAVVSAISHYLKHTPHKLEEPAILYGATEHKAVPNTIKYWNSMLGLDAKILEIPVDHRGMLDHEFIAKNVSNAVMICTMAVNNETGVKQNLYELEKVIRVHNQSVAWLVDCVQALGKMELNMDAISIDYAPFSGHKLYAPKGIGFLYIRAGKPYIPFIAGGGQESGMRSGTENLPGIAGLCTLFSLLKSQSHIFNSIKKLQQHRKMLIDALLYTFPKITFHSRFEDSVPTTLNFSVDDFTGKEVIDLMDAAGIRVSGGSACSSGANSSFVLEAMGLSDWCCSNAIRLSFGPADSSVLIEKACHAIRTIKPFVQSEQPSNLLGLTQLYHQDAHSCLFVSKDRKAVVFSPLQSLLPKLQRLLKNNRLNEVTFLIDDLADRSNDLIRNIKHTFGQSVDIVTEEQFVQDACHQSGEGWGLTLQTTGGKKSFIFSVANDNTRKRVFVTQTMADTDTSTYRLFYASGVADEGTPLCSKMTSLSGLNFEATSVEYDEPADQQAANSWIDNHNAFVLDVREEGEHFLSQGQIPEKLHKGLEKRVINIPLGRLANAYIDGRLSDDLSYLVVCRSGNRSKLAVEILLSLGIKRVANLSKGLARL from the coding sequence GTGCACGTGAACCACAAAGGCCAAGAGCAAATCTATCTTGACGCAAACGCGACTACTCCAGTGATCAGCCCTATTTTAGAACAAGTCACACATACCATGACTGCTAATTTTGGCAACCCATCTAGTACACATTTGGCAGGGATTGCAGCCAGCGACTTGCTAGAAAAAACACGGCTACTTGGGAAAACTGTTTTAGGCACTACCGATGGCGAATTGTTATTTACCTCTGGTGCCACTGAGGGGATCCAAACTGCGGTTGTCTCTGCGATAAGCCATTATTTGAAACACACACCTCATAAATTAGAAGAGCCAGCAATACTGTATGGAGCAACGGAACACAAAGCTGTCCCAAATACGATTAAATATTGGAATAGTATGCTTGGCCTTGATGCAAAGATTTTAGAGATCCCCGTAGACCATCGAGGCATGTTAGATCATGAGTTTATTGCGAAGAACGTATCCAATGCGGTGATGATATGTACAATGGCGGTGAATAACGAAACCGGTGTAAAGCAAAATTTATATGAACTAGAAAAGGTGATACGCGTCCATAATCAGAGTGTTGCATGGCTTGTTGATTGCGTACAAGCATTAGGAAAAATGGAACTTAACATGGATGCCATTTCCATTGATTATGCGCCATTTTCGGGACATAAATTATACGCCCCCAAAGGTATTGGTTTTTTATATATTCGGGCTGGAAAGCCATACATTCCGTTTATAGCGGGTGGTGGTCAAGAGTCTGGTATGCGTTCTGGTACAGAGAACTTACCTGGTATCGCAGGCCTTTGTACGTTGTTTTCATTACTAAAGTCTCAAAGCCATATATTCAATTCAATTAAAAAGCTACAGCAGCATCGTAAAATGCTGATTGATGCATTGCTTTATACGTTTCCTAAAATAACCTTTCATAGTCGTTTTGAGGATTCTGTACCAACTACACTTAATTTTTCTGTGGATGATTTCACTGGCAAAGAAGTCATAGATTTAATGGATGCTGCTGGAATTAGAGTCAGTGGCGGTTCTGCATGTAGCTCTGGAGCAAATAGCAGCTTTGTGCTAGAGGCTATGGGGCTAAGTGATTGGTGCTGTTCAAACGCAATTCGTTTGTCTTTTGGACCTGCAGACAGTTCGGTATTGATTGAAAAAGCATGTCATGCAATCCGCACAATTAAACCTTTCGTACAAAGTGAGCAACCTTCGAATTTATTAGGCTTAACACAACTATATCATCAAGATGCGCACTCTTGTTTATTTGTTTCTAAAGATCGAAAAGCTGTAGTCTTTAGCCCGCTCCAGTCTTTGTTACCAAAGTTACAGCGATTGTTAAAAAATAACAGGTTGAATGAGGTAACTTTTTTGATAGATGATTTGGCTGATCGAAGCAATGATCTGATAAGAAATATTAAGCACACTTTTGGGCAATCAGTAGATATTGTGACCGAGGAGCAGTTTGTACAAGACGCTTGTCACCAGAGTGGCGAGGGTTGGGGTTTGACATTGCAAACGACAGGCGGTAAAAAGTCTTTTATTTTCAGTGTTGCCAATGACAACACTCGAAAAAGAGTATTCGTAACTCAAACCATGGCTGATACAGATACTAGTACGTACCGCCTTTTCTATGCCTCAGGCGTTGCAGATGAAGGCACTCCACTATGTTCAAAAATGACCTCATTAAGTGGGCTTAACTTTGAAGCCACCTCAGTTGAATATGATGAACCCGCTGATCAACAGGCCGCAAATAGTTGGATAGATAACCATAATGCATTTGTACTTGATGTAAGGGAAGAGGGAGAACACTTTTTATCTCAAGGTCAAATACCAGAAAAACTGCATAAAGGGCTAGAGAAAAGGGT